In one Agrobacterium tumefaciens genomic region, the following are encoded:
- a CDS encoding universal stress protein, whose translation MYKKIIVPVDLSVTDKGEKILAKAKALLDADGEIVLINVVEELPGYMAIDLPVDLIENAIKDAKSKLSDLKAKVGFNGSQEIRSGAPAREIIAAAEEHKADLIIIASHTPDFTNYFIGATADRVVRHAKCSVLIDR comes from the coding sequence ATGTACAAAAAGATCATCGTACCGGTAGACCTCAGCGTCACCGACAAGGGTGAAAAAATCCTCGCCAAAGCCAAGGCGCTGCTGGATGCCGATGGCGAGATCGTCCTCATCAACGTGGTTGAGGAACTGCCCGGCTACATGGCGATCGACCTGCCCGTCGACCTCATTGAAAATGCCATCAAGGACGCCAAGTCGAAGCTTTCTGACTTGAAGGCCAAGGTCGGTTTCAACGGCAGCCAGGAAATCCGCAGCGGCGCGCCCGCGCGTGAAATCATCGCCGCTGCCGAAGAGCACAAAGCGGACCTCATCATCATCGCGTCGCATACGCCGGACTTTACCAATTATTTCATCGGCGCCACGGCCGACCGCGTGGTGCGCCACGCCAAGTGCTCGGTGCTGATCGACCGCTAA
- a CDS encoding TraR/DksA family transcriptional regulator, with translation MNVESYEKILRDRQRELYRRLHKIEADFEQPRNPDDDDRAIERSNDEVLDELGQVGQDELRAIDAALDRIANGTFGICVKCGKPISEDRLKAVPYTPFCQECAAAL, from the coding sequence ATGAATGTCGAAAGTTATGAGAAAATCCTGCGAGACCGCCAGCGCGAGCTTTATCGCCGCCTGCACAAAATCGAGGCGGATTTCGAGCAGCCGCGCAATCCCGACGACGATGACCGCGCCATCGAGCGCAGCAATGACGAGGTGCTGGACGAACTGGGGCAGGTGGGGCAGGACGAACTGCGCGCCATCGACGCAGCACTCGACCGCATCGCAAACGGCACTTTCGGCATCTGCGTCAAATGCGGCAAACCGATTTCGGAAGACCGCCTGAAGGCCGTTCCCTATACGCCGTTCTGCCAGGAATGCGCTGCGGCGCTGTGA
- a CDS encoding hemolysin III family protein, protein MSELWRFGRQYDFHEIVADGIVHGVGIVFALIGATALIFYATVWGSLSAIAAAWIYGLGLVACLSVSFTYNIWPHSRVKWFLRRLDHSAIFILIAATYTPFLMRGIHDPLIATMLGLIWLAAICGILLKCLFPGRYDRVAIGLYLAMGWSGIMVVEPLSSHLAPVTLWLIVAGGVIYSLGVIFHVWEKLRFQNAIWHGFVVAAAVVHYFAVVSSFSLVPLAS, encoded by the coding sequence ATGAGTGAGTTATGGCGGTTCGGGCGCCAGTATGATTTTCATGAGATCGTCGCCGATGGCATCGTCCACGGCGTCGGCATTGTGTTCGCGCTGATCGGCGCCACGGCGCTGATTTTTTATGCGACCGTCTGGGGCAGCCTCAGCGCCATCGCGGCCGCGTGGATTTACGGCCTCGGCCTTGTTGCCTGTCTTTCCGTCTCCTTCACCTACAATATCTGGCCGCACTCCAGAGTGAAGTGGTTCCTGCGCCGGCTCGATCATTCGGCGATCTTCATATTGATCGCCGCCACCTACACGCCTTTCCTGATGCGCGGCATCCACGATCCGCTGATCGCCACCATGCTGGGGCTGATCTGGCTTGCCGCCATCTGCGGCATATTGCTGAAATGCCTTTTTCCCGGCCGTTATGATCGCGTCGCCATCGGCCTTTATCTTGCCATGGGCTGGAGCGGCATCATGGTGGTTGAGCCGCTCTCGTCGCATCTCGCCCCTGTCACGCTCTGGCTGATCGTTGCCGGCGGCGTCATCTATTCGCTGGGCGTGATTTTCCATGTCTGGGAAAAGCTGCGGTTCCAGAACGCCATCTGGCACGGTTTCGTCGTCGCTGCTGCCGTGGTGCATTATTTTGCCGTGGTCTCCTCTTTCAGCCTTGTTCCCCTGGCCTCCTGA